From one Planococcus citri chromosome 3, ihPlaCitr1.1, whole genome shotgun sequence genomic stretch:
- the Ost48 gene encoding dolichyl-diphosphooligosaccharide--protein glycosyltransferase 48 kDa subunit has protein sequence MSGLFLRISILCLSWWAINCEEVVSAKTLVLVDNFLIKETHSIFFKSLKDRGHAITFKSVEDSSLSLFKYGDLLYDNVVIFAPKVEEFGGQLSKKMLLDFIDEGGNVLIATDDKPGVILREIAVECGVEMDVPGKSVIDHFNYDKSDPTHALIAVDGENLIDASVIVGPRNISPLLYKGAGLLVNNSNPLVLKLLSAYGTSISSPLYDELEKTPLLLGSEIALIAGVQTRNNARVVFSGSIDFFSNNAFLSGVKKANGKESSKSSNAQVSEHLSKWVFKENGVIRVKSVSHHKLNEAEPPMDYTITESAVFEMELEHKVGNQWKPFSARDLQLEFVRIDPFIRTIVPLVGDGKYKVVFKIPDVYGVFKFLVDYKRIGYSSVFSSTQVSVRPLKHTEYERFIGSAYPYYFSAFSMMFGVFIFSLVFLHAEVDKDKTE, from the coding sequence ATGTCAGGTTTATTCCTTAGAATATCAATATTATGCCTATCATGGTGGGCAATAAACTGCGAGGAAGTCGTTTCCGCGAAAACGTTAGTCCTGGTGgataattttctcattaaaGAAACACATTCCATATTTTTCAAGTCGTTGAAAGATCGAGGACACGCTATTACTTTTAAATCCGTGGAAGATTCGTCGTTATCTTTGTTCAAATATGGCGATTTGTTGTACGATAATGTGGTTATTTTTGCTCCAAAAGTCGAAGAATTTGGTGGCCAgttatctaaaaaaatgttactaGACTTTATCGACGAAGGCGGAAATGTACTGATCGCCACTGATGATAAACCTGGCGTTATTTTACGCGAAATCGCTGTAGAGTGCGGTGTGGAAATGGACGTGCCTGGAAAATCAGTCATCGACCATTTCAACTACGATAAGTCTGATCCGACTCACGCTTTGATCGCCGTAGATGGTGAAAACTTGATCGACGCGTCGGTTATCGTCGGACCTCGTAATATTTCGCCTTTATTGTATAAAGGTGCCGGCCTATTAGTCAACAATTCAAATCCGTTAGTTTTGAAACTTCTATCCGCTTATGGCACCTCTATTTCGAGCCCTCTTTACGACGAATTGGAAAAAACACCATTACTATTGGGTTCGGAAATCGCTCTTATTGCCGGCGTGCAAACTCGTAACAATGCCAGAGTCGTGTTTTCTGGTTCGATTGATTTCTTCTCAAATAACGCTTTCTTATCTGGCGTTAAAAAAGCTAACGGTAAAGAATCGTCCAAATCTTCTAATGCTCAAGTATCTGAACATCTTAGTAAATGGGTATTCAAAGAAAACGGCGTGATTCGTGTAAAATCTGTGTCTCATCATAAACTCAATGAAGCCGAACCTCCGATGGATTATACGATTACCGAATCAGCAGTTTTCGAAATGGAACTCGAACATAAGGTCGGCAACCAATGGAAACCGTTCAGTGCGAGGGATTTGCAACTGGAGTTCGTACGAATCGATCCGTTTATCAGAACAATTGTACCGCTGGTCGGTGATGGAAAATACAAAGTAGTTTTTAAAATACCCGACGTTTACGGagtgtttaaatttttagtaGACTATAAACGTATCGGATACAGTTCGGTGTTCAGTAGCACACAAGTGTCTGTGCGACCGTTGAAGCATACCGAATATGAAAGATTTATTGGAAGCGCTTATCCTTACTACTTTAGTGCTTTTTCCATGATGTTTGGTGTGTTCATTTTCTCTCTGGTCTTTTTACACGCTGAAGTAGATAAAGATAAAACAGAGTAA
- the Lamtor4 gene encoding ragulator complex protein LAMTOR4: MDRVSDQLGYLVLYLDGTVLCSNGDLENNEHTANLVSSLVTIAKNIPPHEEKFKKISILYPDVVYAITLSNARIYVSKLKRPRQITDHSDFINF; the protein is encoded by the exons ATGGATCGTGTAAGTGATCAGTTGGGATACCTAGTATTGTATTTGGACGGAACAGTGCTTTGC TCAAACGGTGATCTCGAAAATAACGAACATACCGCCAACTTGGTCAGTAGTTTGGTTACCATTGCAAAAAATATACCACCTCACGAAGAAAAGTTCAAGAAAATTAGTA TTTTATATCCAGACGTTGTGTACGCTATTACTCTATCCAACGCTAGAATTTACGTCTCCAAGTTGAAACGACCGAGGCAAATAACTGATCATtcggatttcatcaatttttaa
- the Spg7 gene encoding paraplegin: protein MELYCSNLVLNPLFGKRLFCAISKNVHYPPRMLYSSIASKLSTSPRLNVVLKHQKNFSTHKLFIKTHLRKHTLGQLCLTVNQRSAVVLVSNIRHFHTSRIRFQGNDEKKPPNKDDDKKISPMMAKLLLWCLTVYILVFVGASMMLPSNKQEIIRYVSWNEFLYHMLAKGEVEEIIAQPDIGLVTVVLHDGAVVKGRRVDIKNFHMQVDIDKFEEKLRAAEAKLGIKVGEGVPVIYERGEDTIGRLLTSLIIAGILLSIFNRGKGLKAPGITDAFSSLGRAKFTLIDPVVGQGKGVRFSDVAGLKEAKQEVMEFVDYLKKPEHYKSLGAKVPKGALLLGPPGCGKTLLAKAVATEAAVPFLSMNGSEFIEMIGGLGAARVRDLFKEARKRAPCIIYIDEIDAIGRKRSSTNQVDGSGGEGEQTLNQLLVEMDGMASKESVLMLASTNRADVLDKALLRPGRFDRHILIDLPTLEERKDMFEYHLKGITLEKSPSFYSKRLAYLSPGFSGADIANVCNEAALHAARSLQKKVTAADLEYAIERSVGGTEKRSQVISPEEKKVVAYHESGHALVGWLLPHTDALLKVTIVPRTSLALGFAQYTPTDQKLFSKEELFDRMCMALGGRVAEAITFNRITTGAQNDLEKVTKMANAQVRQFGMSKVVGLVSFPDEDGQSRRPYSKTLHALMEAEAKQLVNKAYRHTESVLLKNKDKLKKLAETLLQKETLRYEEVEQLIGPPPHGRKNLIESADFESSISQPQQEEKPAQESSKPGENNIVEK, encoded by the exons ATGGAGCTTTACTGCAGTAATTTAGTGTTGAATCCGTTATTCGGTAAACGTTTATTTTGTGCAATTAGTAAGAATGTTCATTATCCTCCGCGGATGTTATATTCCTCAATAgcatcaaaattgtcaacttcTCCGAGATTAAACGTCGTACTCAAGCACCAGAAGAATTTTTCTACTCATAAGTTATTT ATCAAAACACATCTTAGAAAGCATACTCTCGGGCAGCTCTGTCTTACTGTTAATCAGAGATCAGCAGTGGTTTTAGTGTCGAATATTCGTCATTTTCACACCAGTCGAATTCGTTTTCAAggaaatgatgagaaaaaaccTCCAAATAAAGACGATGATAAGAAGATATCACCGATGATGGCAAAATTATTACTATGGTGTTTAACGGTTTACATATTAGTATTTGTTGGAGCTTCTATGATGTTACCTTCAAACAAGCAAGAG ATTATCAGATATGTATCGTGGAATGAATTCTTGTATCACATGTTAGCTAAGGGTGAAGTAGAAGAAATCATTGCTCAACCAGATATCGGTTTAGTGACAGTTGTCTTACACGATGGAGCAGTAGTGAAGGGCAGACGA GtcgatataaaaaattttcatatgcaAGTAGACATTGATAAGTTTGAGGAGAAATTACGAGCTGCCGAAGCGAAACTTGGAATTAAAGTTGGAGAAGGAGTACCAGTGATATATGAAAGAGGAGAAGATACTATAGGAAGACTGTTGACTTCTCTCATTATAGCAGGAATATTACTGTCGATATTCAATAGAGGAAAGGGTTTGAAAGCACCTGGAATCACCGATGCTTTT TCAAGTCTAGGCAGAGCGAAATTCACTTTAATTGACCCTGTCGTCGGTCAAGGAAAAGGAGTTCGTTTTTCCGATGTAGCTGGTTTAAAAGAAGCCAAACAGGAAGTTATGGAGTTTGTTGATTACCTCAAGAAACCAGAACATTATAAGAGTTTAGGAGCaaag GTTCCTAAAGGAGCTCTTTTGTTAGGCCCTCCTGGTTGTGGTAAAACTTTATTAGCCAAAGCTGTTGCAACTGAAGCTGCCGTTCCTTTTTTGTCGATGAACGGATCagaatttattgaaatgatTGGTGGGTTAGGTGCAGCCAGAGTGAG AGATTTATTCAAAGAAGCACGTAAACGAGCTCCGTGTATAATATATATCGATGAAATTGATGCAATCGGTCGCAAAAGAAGTTCTACGAATCAAGTGGATGGCTCTGGTGGTGAAGGAGAACAAACATTAAATCAGTTGCTAGTTGAAATGGATGGAATGGCGTCGAAAGAGAGTGTCTTAATGTTAGCGTCAACAAATAGAGCTGATGTTCTAGATAAA GCGTTGTTGAGACCGGGACGTTTCGATCGACATATTTTAATCGACTTGCCTACATTAGAAGAAAGAAAAGATATGTTTGAATATCATTTGAAAGGAATTACTCTTGAAAAAAGtccatcattttattcaaaacgtTTAGCTTATCTGAGTCCAGGATTTAGTG GGGCTGATATCGCTAACGTGTGTAATGAAGCTGCGTTACATGCAGCCAGAAGTCTTCAAAAAAAGGTCACTGCAGCTGATTTGGAGTATGCCATCGAAAGATCAGTCGGTGGTACTGAAAAGCGAAGTCAAGTGATCTCTCCTGAAGAGAAAAAAGTAGTTGCATATCACGAGTCCGGCCATGCTTTAGTTGGTTGGTTGTTACCTCACACAGATGCTCTTTTAAAAGTCACCATAGTTCCTAGAACATCGCTGGCGTTGGGTTTCGCTCAATACACACCCACTGATCAAAAGCTTTTTTCTAAAGAAGAA TTATTTGATCGCATGTGCATGGCTCTGGGAGGTCGTGTAGCCGAAGCTATCACTTTCAATAGAATCACCACTGGAGCGCAAAATGATCtggaaaaagttaccaaaatggCAAATGCTCAA GTACGACAATTTGGGATGTCTAAAGTTGTTGGCTTGGTATCGTTTCCTGATGAAGATGGCCAAAGCCGACGTCCTTACAGCAAAACCTTACACGCTTTAATGGAAGCAGAGGCTAAACAACTGGTGAATAAAGCTTACAGACACACAGAAAGCGTGCTTCTAAAAAATAAGGACAAATTAAAAAAG CTCGCTGAAACGTTATTGCAAAAAGAAACATTGAGGTATGAAGAAGTTGAACAATTGATTGGACCACCTCCTCATGGTAGAAAGAACCTAATCGAATCTGCTGATTTTGAGAGTTCTATTTCACAACCACAACAAGAAGAAAAACCTGCTCAAGAAAGCTCTAAGCCTGGAGAAAATAACATAGTGGAGAAATGA
- the Uggt gene encoding UDP-glucose:glycoprotein glucosyltransferase — MAFSMRKYSAYVVLFWICQLLHPSECRRKAKFVTTSIDAKWDQTPLVLEVAEFLADENINSFWSFIDDLNELESPLSTLGNDKSKYDVAINLASQYLSNTQVRLMKLAVSLHVYSPRIEMFSQMGLERHLQCLTTVDIAGKIICSVDEIDSAIDNAVADEKTEIFNVDHQYPGSVNRSITAILYGEIGSPDFKAFHAVLKGHAIEGKIGYVLRHRVQRRMNRKVRLSGYGVELQMKSTEYKAEDDSKVPGKTSEESVTEDDEPEIDGFNFKTLKELYPDKVEELNKFRQHLESSSDELQPLKVWQFQELSLQAAEVIMKEDGDKALESFVHISQNFPMKTRSLVNVRVKPERKKEIQKNQDKILMALNLPPTDTVLFLNGMYFDMDVVDIFSILETVRQEIRIMEGLYRIGINDRPTVSSILSLDFTQSGGDNYAIDIRDSAVQWINDIENDSRYKRWSSHLMDLLKPTFPGMLRSVKRNLYNLVIICDPANRDCWPLLKMAESFIVHSAPIRVGVVFSTPPLSVSGLESATVALMNAFNYVSEEKDRYTGLSFITEVYAAIKSDRDVEVEDVKKRLSSFSNGADVLDILGADSDYNTGRQLASDFVARSGIRSIPQALINGVPLPEKTLNKEDFEEAMLTEIMAQTPTFQKAVYRGELVDSDDVLDFIMNRPNVMPRLNGRILNTEKSQHLDLSDSSTFGITNHLKYITHKKPGTTSLLTFWVVTDLETESGRNLLKNALEYLDAGNDHRIGIIVNRPVDGTSSSITKLVLAAVNSGVDILKILKDADNIISGDKKSSDYVQEVDWASIDEIILKHQAYCKTILSFRPGQIGVVLNGRVIGPFDEDEEFTSADYMLLERHALKLIVEKLHNVINPKLEQMEGCRSNVLMKAVSLLSNRQQSKSRFQLKDIATDHSVIKLPPKNLEEPVFEVAVIVDPVSRGAQKVGSIVSVLRQVLNSEVNVYLNCPERISDMPLKSYYRYVLEPELRFTSDGDLDSGPIANFTDVSPGSLLTQNMHVPENWLVESVATPFDLDNIRLQDVDSSVYSQFELEYLLLEGHCFDLAFGTPPRGLQITLGTETNPVIVDTIVMANLGYFQLKANPGAWVLRLRQGRSADVYDIVSHEGTDTPPNSKDIKVLISSFQSHVMKLKVSKKPGKMHEELLADDSDSNNGIWSSIANTFGGSGGKDDGTEDEPINIFSLASGHLYERFLRIMMLSVIKHTKSPVKFWFLKNYLSPSFKDFLPRMAKKYGFQYELVQYKWPRWLHQQNEKQRLIWGYKILFLDVLFPLDVKKIIFVDADQVVRADMKELVDLDLQGAPYGYTPFCESRKEMDGFRFWKQGYWRTHLQGRSYHISALYVVDLKRFRKIAAGDRLRGQYQALSQDPNSLSNLDQDLPNNMIHQVVIKSLPQEWLWCETWCDDSSKDKAKTIDLCNNPLTKEAKLTAAMRIIPEWKEYDNEIKRLQLEIDEHSEEEVVQEPSETEPSIAHSDAEKHTEL; from the exons ATGGCATTTTCAATGAGAAAATACTCAGCTTATGTTGTACTATTTTGGATTTGTCAGTTACTTCATCCATCGGAATGCCGCCGGAAAGCGAAATTTGTCACTACTTCCATCGACGCCAAATGGGATCAAACACCATTAGTTCTAGAAGTAGCCGAATTTCTAGCCGATGAAAACATCAATTCGTTTTGGTCATTTATCGACGATTTAAATGAACTCGAAAGTCCCTTATCAACATTAG GAAATGACAAGAGCAAGTATGACGTTGCCATAAATTTAGCGTCACAGTATCTATCTAACACCCAAgttcgtttgatgaaattagCGGTATCACTTCATGTATATTCACCACGAATTGAGATGTTTTCTCAAATGGGACTTGAGCGTCATCTACAATGTTTAACTACCGTAGACATAGCTGGGAAAATAATTTGCTCGGTCGATGAAATAGATTCTGCCATTGATAACGCTGTG GCCGAtgaaaaaaccgaaattttcaacgttgatCATCAGTATCCTGGAAGTGTTAATCGCTCTATCACTGCAATTTTATATGGTGAAATAGGTTCTCCAGATTTTAAAGCATTTCATGCAGTATTAAAGGGTCATGCCATCGAGGGAAAAATTGGTTACGTTTTACGTCACCGAGTTCAG CGTCGAATGAATAGAAAAGTCCGATTGTCTGGTTATGGAGTTGAATTACAAATGAAATCTACTGAATATAAGGCTGAAGATGACTCTAAAGTTCCTGGTAAAACCTCTGAAGAATCTGTTACCGAAGATGATGAACCTGAAATCGatggatttaattttaaaacattgaa agaaTTATATCCCGATAAAGTTGAAGAACTGAACAAATTTCGTCAACATTTAGAAAGCTCTAGCGATGAGTTGCAACCTTTGAAAGTATGGCAGTTCCAAGAATTAAGTCTTCAAGCTGCCGAAGTTATCATGAAGGAAGATGGTGATAAGGCACTTGAGAGTTTCGTCcatatttcacaaaattttccaatgaag acaagaTCATTGGTGAATGTTCGTGTAAAACCGGAACGTaaaaaagaaatccaaaaaaatcaagataaaattttaatggccTTAAATTTGCCTCCTACAGACacggttttatttttaaacggaATGTATTTCGATATGGATGtagtggatattttttcaattttggaaactgTTCGACAAGAAATAAGAATCATGGAAGGGCTTTATCGGATTG GAATTAACGATAGACCAACAGTAAGCTCAATTCTATCATTGGATTTCACTCAGTCTGGTGGAGACAATTACGCAATTGATATCAGAGACTCGGCAGTACAATGGATCAATGACATTGAAAACGACAGTCGTTATAAACGGTGGTCCTCGCATTTAATGGATTTACTAAAACCTACTTTTCCTGGAATGTTACGTAGCGTTAAGCGAAATTTGTATAATCTA GTCATTATTTGTGATCCGGCTAATCGAGACTGTTGGCCTTTGTTGAAAATGGCGGAGTCATTTATTGTTCATTCCGCTCCCATCAGAGTAGGTGTTGTGTTTTCAACTCCACCACTTTCAGTATCTGGTTTGGAAAGTGCAACTGTTGCTTTAATGAATGCGTTCAATTATGTTTCTGAAGAGAAAGATCGATATACTGGACTTAGTTTCATTACTGAA GTATACGCTGCTATAAAAAGTGACCGAGATGTCGAAGTAGAGGATGTGAAGAAACGCTTATCATCTTTTTCAAATGGTGCCGATGTACTTGATATTTTGGGCGCTGACTCTGATTATAATACCGGACGTCAACTAGCTTCTGATTTTGTGGCTAGGTCGGGGATCAGATCCATACCGCAG GCGCTCATTAATGGTGTACCACTTCCGGAGAAAACTCTCAATAAAGAAGATTTTGAAGAAGCTATGCTTACTGAAATCATGGCCCAAACGCCTACTTTCCAAAAAGCGGTATACAGAGGAGAACTGGTCGATAGCGATGATGTATTGGACTTTATCATGAATCGGCCAAACGTGATGCCAAG ATTGAACGGTAGAATTTTGAATACGGAAAAAAGTCAACACCTAGACCTGTCAGATTCTTCCACCTTTGGCATTACCAATCACTTGAAATACATAACGCACAAAAAACCGGGAACCACATCTTTGTTAACATTTTGGGTCGTGACTGATCTTGAAACTGAAAGTGGTAGAAATCTATTGAAAAATGCGTTAGAATATTTG GACGCTGGAAATGATCATCGTATTGGAATCATTGTAAATCGACCTGTTGATGGCACATCGAGTTCTATTACAAAATTGGTATTGGCCGCAGTAAATTCTGGtgtagatattttgaaaattctgaaagatGCGGACAATATTATATCTGGAGATAAGAAATCCTCAGATTATGTGCAA gaaGTCGATTGGGCGAGTATAgatgaaataatattgaagCATCAAGCATACTGCAAAACTATCCTATCATTTAGGCCGGGTCAGATTGGTGTTGTTCTTAATGGCAGAGTTATTGGTCCTTTTGACGAGGACGAAGAGTTTACGAGCGCTGATTACATGCTCTTAGAACGACATGCTCTCAAACTAATCGTAGAAAAATTACACAACGTAATTAATCCAAAATTGG AACAAATGGAAGGCTGTCGTAGTAACGTGCTTATGAAAGCTGTGTCGTTATTGTCCAATAGACAACAGTCCAAGTCTAGATTCCAATTGAAAGATATTGCTACCGATCACAG CGTCATAAAATTACCACCAAAGAATTTAGAAGAACCTGTTTTTGAAGTAGCGGTCATTGTTGATCCGGTATCAAGAGGTGCTCAAAAAGTGGGCTCAATCGTATCAGTATTACGTCAAGTTCTGAACTCTGAAGTGAACGTTTATTTGAATTGTCCTGAAAGGATAAGTGATATGCCATTGAAAAG TTACTATCGTTACGTTTTGGAACCAGAATTGCGGTTTACCAGCGATGGCGATCTAGACAGCGGACCTATCGCCAACTTTACCGATGTATCACCAGGTTCACTACTGACGCAAAATATGCATGTTCCTGAAAACTGGCTCGTAGAATCAGTTGCCACTCCTTTTGATCTCGATAATATACGTCTTCAAGATGTAGATTCTTCAGTTTACAG tcAGTTCGAATTGGAGTATTTACTATTAGAAGGGCACTGTTTCGATCTAGCCTTTGGTACTCCTCCTCGTGGCTTACAAATAACTTTGGGCACAGAAACGAACCCAGTGATAGTAGATACAATTGTTATGGCCAACTTGGGATACTTCCAATTGAAAGCGAATCCCGGCGCATGGGTATTACGTTTGCGACAAGGAAGGTCAGCCGATGTTTACGATATAGTGAGTCACGAAGGCACAGATACTCCTCCGAACAGCAAAGATATCAAAGTACTCATTAGCTCATTCCAATCTCACGTTATGAAATTGAAAGTGAGTAAAAAACCGGGCAAAATGCACGAAGAACTGTTGGCCGATGATTCCGATTCAAACAATGGTATATGGTCCAGTATTGCAAA CACTTTCGGCGGTAGCGGTGGTAAAGATGATGGCACGGAAGACGAGCCCATTAATATTTTCTCTCTGGCTTCCGGTCACTTATACGAACGGTTTTTAAGAATCATGATGCTGAGTGTGATCAAACATACTAAGTCACCTGTGAAATTCTGGTTCCTTAAAAATTACCTCTCACCtagttttaaagattttttgccTCGAATGGCTAAAAAATACGGATTCCAATACGAGCTAGTCCAATATAAATGGCCTCGTTGGTTACATCAACAAAACGAGAAACAAAGACTGATTTGGGGttacaaaatattatttttagacGTACTATTTCCACtagacgtgaaaaaaatcattttcgtcgACGCCGATCAA GTGGTGAGAGCGGATATGAAAGAATTAGTTGATTTAGACTTACAAGGTGCACCTTACGGGTACACGCCTTTTTGCGAAAGTCGTAAAGAAATGGATGGTTTCCG GTTTTGGAAACAAGGATACTGGAGGACGCATTTACAAGGAAGAAGCTATCATATTAGTGCTCTTTATGTAGTAGATTTGAAAAGATTTAGAAAAATAGCCGCCGGTGATCGATTACGTGGTCAATATCAAGCTCTTAGTCAAGATCCCAACAGTCTTTCAAATTTGGATCAA GATTTGCCAAATAACATGATCCATCAAGTAGTTATCAAAAGTTTACCACAAGAGTGGTTGTGGTGTGAAACATGGTGTGATGATTCGTCTAAAGATAAAGCAAAAACTATTGATTTG tgcaATAATCCTCTTACCAAGGAAGCTAAATTGACAGCTGCCATGAGAATTATACCCGAATGGAAAGAATATGACAACGAAATTAAGAGGTTGCAATTAGAAATAGACGAGCATTCTGAGGAAGAAGTTGTACAAGAGCCTAGTGAAACAG AACCATCAATTGCTCACTCAGATGCTGAGAAACATACCGAACTGTGA
- the LOC135839075 gene encoding ADP-dependent glucokinase, translated as MKKSKKPSSHYSFDMKNILTASTLFVVLVAFIAVLYRNTEDELHSRLRNILSGLITIDRKHEVHYPKVAVGYGACKDIAFNAADVIPYEEFVNDEVAREFISSYDDLLSSFAYYFSHGAAAERFTSNSTLFNELVNRVNKLRDRRVAFGGNGASIARRFAMEGFNVLLSSTTTKEMRDIFPQNLNIIGEIADEVDIHLVFEYKAKETWGPYTAPRANRFILHHDYHNPRVSSLERFDPYLKSFRPDLFVVSGLQMMDNYPMAKKIRHERLQAVKRQMNELPRNTKIHFEMASITEPNLLFYILDHIIPFADSLGMNEQELANLHSALLHNTITLATDSNPKISHVLDMMRQIFKQLQEKRDGVENGRPLSRLHVHTLAYQLIMVSKNSNWKNTFVAAARASLVANTYVCGTAEVDIDRSTLVIDESFSISSIPGSRRIYFDDQNPVACWNENDYHICLAPNLVCTYAKQTAGCGDNISAAGLAAQI; from the exons ATGAAGAAATCTAAAAAACCAAGTTCTCATTACTCGTTCGACATGAAGAACATATTAACTGCTAGCACATTATTTGTAGTATTGGTAGCTTTCATCGCCGTACTGTATAGAAATACGGAAGACGAATTACATTCCAGATTGAGGAACATTCTTTCTGGTTTGATCACCATAGATAGAAAACACGAAGTGCATTATCCAAAGGTGGCAGTTGGTTATGGTGCTTGCAAGGATATAGCGTTCAATGCCGCTGATGTCATTCCATATGAAGAATTTGTAAATGACGAAGTAGCCCGCGAATTCATTTCTTCTTACGATGACCTTCTCAGCTCTTTTGCTTATTACTTTTCACATGGAGCGGCCGCaga ACGCTTTACGTCAAATTCAACTTTATTCAACGAGCTTGTAAATAGAGTGAATAAACTTCGTGATCGTAGAGTCGCTTTCGGAGGAAATGGTGCTAGTATAGCGAGACGGTTTGCTATGGAAGGTTTCAATGTCTTGTTGAGCAGTACTACTACTAAAGAAATGCGAGATATATTTCCTCAAAACTTGAATA tTATCGGTGAAATTGCTGATGAAGTCGATATACATCTCGTGTTTGAATACAAAGCCAAAGAAACATGGGGACCTTATACAGCTCCGAGAGCTAACAG ATTCATCTTGCATCACGATTATCATAATCCTAGAGTTTCATCCTTAGAACGTTTTGATCCTTATTTGAAAAGCTTTCGTCCTGATTTATTTGTTGTCAGTGGACTTCAAATGATGGATAACTATCCGATGGCGAAAA AAATAAGACACGAAAGACTGCAAGCTGTGAAAAGGCAAATGAATGAGTTACCGAGAAacacgaaaattcattttgagatGGCTTCAATTACCGAAccgaatttattattttacatCCTAGATCATATAATACCATTTGCTGATTCTTTGGGGATGAATGAACAA GAATTAGCGAATTTGCACAGTGCATTGTTACATAATACAATAACTTTGGCTACTGATTCTAACCCTAAAATTAGCCATGTACTGGACATGATGCGTCAAATATTCAA ACAGTTGCAAGAAAAACGCGATGGTGTTGAAAACGGTCGTCCATTGTCGCGTTTACATGTCCATACCTTAGCTTACCAACTTATAAtggtatcaaaaaattcaaactggaaAAATACATTTGTCGCAGCAGCAAGAGCTTCTTTAGTAGCTAATACGTATGTCTGTGGTACAGCAGAG GTTGATATTGACAGATCAACATTAGTAATAGATGAAAGTTTTTCCATTTCATCTATTCCAGGAAGTAGAAGAATCTACTTCGATGATCAGAACCCGGTCGCTTGTTGGAATGAAAACGATTATCATATATGTCTAGCGCCAAATTTAGTGTGCACATATGCTAAACAGACTGCCGGATGTGGAGATAATATATCGGCTGCTGGATTAGCTGCTCAAATATGA